A genome region from Chlorobaculum tepidum TLS includes the following:
- a CDS encoding ferredoxin:protochlorophyllide reductase (ATP-dependent) subunit B, giving the protein MRLAFWLYEGTALHGVSRVTNSMKGVHTVYHAPQGDDYITATYTMLERTPEFPKLSISVVRGQDLARGTSRLPGTVEQVDKHYKPELIVVAPSCSTALLQEDLGQMARASGVDQSKIMVYAVNPFRVAENEAAEGLFTELVRRFAAEQPKTEKPSVNLLGFTSLGFHLRSNLTSLRRMLKTLGIEVNVVAPWGAGIDDLKKLPAAWVNIAPFREIGCQAAGYLKEKFGMPSITEAPLGVNATLRWLRAIIAEVNKIGAEKGMAPMAMPELRDFSLDGQSAPSSVPWFARTADMESFSNKRAFVFGDATQVVGVTKFLKDELGMKIIGAGTYLPKQADWVREQLEGYLPGELMVTDKFQEVSAFIEEEMPELVCGTQMERHSCRKLDVPCMVISAPTHIENHLLGYYPFFGFDGADVMADRVYTSAKLGLEKHLIDFFGDAGLEYEAEEPEAFTEPTMSGNGTVASVSSAEAPSEAAVVTATATGELSWTAEAEKMLGKVPFFVRKKVRKNTDNYAREIGEPVVTADVFRKAKEHLGG; this is encoded by the coding sequence ATGCGTTTAGCTTTCTGGTTGTATGAAGGGACCGCGCTGCACGGTGTCAGCCGTGTGACCAACAGTATGAAAGGGGTCCATACCGTTTACCATGCTCCGCAGGGTGACGATTATATTACGGCGACCTACACCATGCTCGAACGGACGCCCGAATTCCCGAAGCTTTCCATCAGCGTTGTTCGCGGCCAGGATCTGGCGCGCGGCACTTCGCGTCTGCCCGGCACGGTCGAGCAGGTTGACAAGCACTACAAGCCGGAGCTGATCGTGGTAGCCCCGAGTTGCAGCACGGCGCTGCTCCAGGAGGACCTCGGCCAGATGGCTCGTGCTTCCGGCGTCGATCAAAGCAAGATCATGGTTTATGCGGTCAACCCGTTCCGCGTGGCTGAAAACGAGGCCGCCGAAGGACTCTTCACCGAACTGGTGAGGCGCTTCGCCGCCGAACAGCCGAAAACCGAAAAACCTTCGGTCAACCTGCTCGGCTTCACCTCCCTCGGTTTCCACCTACGCTCCAACCTTACCAGCTTGCGCCGGATGCTCAAGACGCTCGGCATCGAGGTGAACGTGGTGGCTCCCTGGGGTGCAGGTATCGACGATCTGAAAAAGTTGCCCGCCGCGTGGGTCAACATCGCGCCGTTTCGTGAGATCGGTTGCCAAGCTGCCGGATACCTCAAGGAGAAATTCGGAATGCCCTCGATCACCGAAGCGCCGCTGGGCGTCAACGCAACGCTGCGCTGGCTCCGGGCGATTATCGCCGAGGTGAACAAAATCGGTGCGGAGAAGGGCATGGCTCCGATGGCAATGCCGGAGCTGCGCGACTTTTCGCTCGATGGCCAGAGCGCTCCGAGCAGCGTGCCGTGGTTCGCGCGTACGGCGGATATGGAGAGTTTCAGCAACAAGCGCGCGTTCGTGTTCGGCGACGCCACGCAGGTTGTGGGCGTTACCAAGTTCCTCAAGGACGAGCTCGGCATGAAGATCATCGGCGCGGGTACCTATTTGCCGAAGCAGGCGGATTGGGTGCGCGAGCAGCTCGAAGGCTACCTGCCGGGCGAGCTGATGGTGACCGACAAGTTTCAGGAGGTTTCGGCCTTCATCGAGGAAGAGATGCCGGAGCTGGTCTGCGGCACCCAGATGGAGCGGCACAGCTGCCGCAAGCTCGACGTGCCCTGCATGGTCATTTCGGCGCCCACCCATATCGAAAACCACCTGCTCGGCTACTATCCGTTCTTCGGTTTCGATGGCGCGGATGTGATGGCCGACCGGGTTTACACATCGGCCAAGCTTGGTCTGGAGAAGCATCTGATCGACTTCTTCGGCGATGCCGGCCTCGAATACGAGGCGGAGGAGCCGGAAGCGTTCACCGAACCAACGATGTCGGGCAACGGCACGGTTGCCTCAGTTTCGTCCGCAGAGGCTCCGTCAGAAGCTGCGGTCGTGACCGCAACGGCAACCGGCGAACTGAGCTGGACCGCTGAAGCCGAGAAAATGCTTGGCAAGGTGCCTTTTTTCGTGCGCAAGAAGGTGCGCAAGAATACCGACAACTACGCCCGCGAAATCGGCGAGCCTGTTGTCACGGCCGATGTGTTCCGCAAGGCGAAGGAGCATCTCGGTGGATAA